The Etheostoma spectabile isolate EspeVRDwgs_2016 chromosome 23, UIUC_Espe_1.0, whole genome shotgun sequence genome includes a window with the following:
- the ifng1 gene encoding interferon gamma, whose protein sequence is MVATARAVVCLSFWLSVVQVRGSYIPPMMNKTIQDLLRHYSISPKERFNGKPVFSKEPLTGKMEGKRVLMGGILDTYEKLIGQMLKQQPTPAPQTAGSNERLTPANPPAGAGTASDGSVRWGLNYILQRVQALRKNYYQEQKTLLQKLKALDEIQLNNRVVQSKALWELPWLYEEASSLNDTIKLERRMRRRRRRQARKVKTRLTA, encoded by the exons ATGGTTGCCACGGCGCGGGCAGTGGTCTGCCTGTCTTTCTGGTTGTCTGTGGTTCAGGTCCGGGGATCCTACATCCCTCCAATGATGAACAAAACCATCCAGGACCTCCTGCGGCACTAT AGTATCTCACCTAAAGAGAGATTTAACGGGAAGCCGGTCTTCTCTAAAGAACCGCTGACTGGAAAAATGGAG ggAAAGCGGGTGTTGATGGGAGGCATTCTGGACACATACGAGAAGCTGATTGGCCAGATGTTGAAGCAGCAGCCCACCCCGGCCCCCCAGACCGCCGGGAGCAACGAGCGTCTCACCCCTGCCAACCCCCCCGCCGGCGCCGGCACTGCCAGCGATGGCAGCGTCAGGTGGGGGTTGAACTACATCCTGCAGAGGGTCCAAGCGCTGAGGAAAAACTACTACCAGGAGCAAAAGACGCTGCTGCAGAAGCTCAAGGCTCTCGACGAAATCCAG CTGAATAACCGTGTGGTCCAGAGCAAAGCATTGTGGGAGCTGCCGTGGCTGTACGAGGAGGCGAGCTCGTTGAACGACACCATCAAGCTGGAGCGGAGGATGAggcgccgccgccgccgccaaGCCCGCAAAGTCAAGACTCGTCTGACCGCCTGA